In Thermodesulfobacteriota bacterium, the genomic stretch AAGGAGGTTCTTGAATGGCTCGTCAAAGCCGTGGAGCCCGAGGTCGCGTAGCGCCTTTGTGAAAAAGCGGGCGTAAAGGAGGTGCATCACCGCGTGCTCTATGCCGCCTATGTACTGGTCCACGGGCATCCAGTATCGGGCGTCCTCTTTCCTGAAAGGGACCCTGGTTTCCCTTGGCGACACGTACCGGAGGAAGTACCATGACGAATCGACGAAGGTGTCCATCGTGTCGGTCTCGCGGCGCGCTGTTCCGGCGCAGGAAGGGCATTTGGCGTTGACGAACGACTCAGATGAAGCAAGCGGCGAGAGGCCCTTCCCCGTAAGCGAGACGTCCTCCGGGAGTACCACCGGGAGCTCTTCATACGGGACCGGGACAGCGCCGCATTTTTCACAGTAGATAATCGGGATGGGGCATCCCCAGTACCTCTGCCTCGAAATGCCCCAGTCGCGAAGCCTGTAGGTTACCGCCTTTTTCCCCGCCTCTTTCTCCTCGAGGAGGCGCGTTATCGCCTCCTTCGCGTCTTCGCTCTTCATCCCGTCGACCTGGCCGGAGTTTACCATTACCCCCGGCTCCACATAGGCCGCATCCATCGCCGCCGGGTCGAGCGCGGATTCGGGCGGGTTTATGACGACCTTCACCGGCAGGCCGTACTTCTTCGCGAACTCGAAGTCCCTCTGGTCGTGGGCCGGGACGGCCATGACAGCGCCTGTGCCGTACTCCATCAACACGAAATTTGCGGCGTATACGGGGACCCTCTCGCCCGTGAGCGGGTTTATGCAGTGCGCGCCGGTAAAGACCCCTTCCTTTTCGACCTCGTCAGGGTTCAGGGCCATGCGTTTTGCTTCATTACGTGCCCTTGCGGAGAACCTCTCCACCTCTTCCCGCCTCTCAGGGGCGGTAATCTTAGAAAGGAGCGGGTGGCCTGCCGCGAGAGACATGAATGTCACGCCAAAGAGGGTATCCGGCCTCGTCGTGAATATCCTTATCGTCTCGTCCGAGCCCTCGACCCTGAAATCAGCCTCTGCCCCGACGGATTTGCCTATCCAGTTCCTCTGCATGACGAGCACGCGCTCGGGCCAGCCCGGGAGCTTATACGTATGCTCAAGGAGTTCCTCGGCGTACGCGGTTATCCTGAAGAACCACTGCTCGAGCTCCCTCGTCTCGACGAGCGTGCCGCACCGCCAGCACCTGCCGTCCTCGACCTGCTCGTTCGCGAGCACTGTCGCGCACTCCGGGCACCAGTTGACGGACGAGCGCCTCTTGTAGGCGAGCCCCTTCTCAAAGAGCTTGAGGAAAAGCCACTGGTTCCACCTGTAATACTCGGGGGAACATGTCGCGACCTCCCTGTCCCAGTCGTAAGAGAGGCCCATGCGCTTCAATTGAGCGCGCATGTTGGCGATGTTCTCGTATGTCCACTTAGCGGGGTGTATGCCGTGCTGGATGGCCGCGTTCTCTGCAGGGAGGCCGAAGGAGTCCCAGCCCATCGGGTGAAGGACGCTCCTGCCTTTCATCATGAGGAACCTGGCGACCACGTCCCCGATGGAGTAGTTCCTGACATGGCCCATGTGTATCTTCCCTGAAGGATACGGGAACATCTCGAGGACATAGTATTTATCGCCTTCGGCTCCGGCCTTCCTGAAGGCCCCGCCCTTATCCCATTCGGCCTGCCACCTGGCCTCGACCGACTTGTGGTCATACCTCTCGGACTTCTCTGCCATCTGCCCTCTCTTAAGGTAAAAAACAGGTTTTAAAAAGGTTTTTTTAACATGGAATTATAGCATTTTTCAACGGGAAAGGGTTGAAGGGAATGCGCTTGTTCTTCTATTTTTCACGGGAGAGCTGCCCTATGCCCTTCCTTTCTCCCGGCCTCTTCTGGTATTATTACATTCCCGGAGGTGTTATTTGAAAAAAATCCTGTTGCTTATCCTTCTGGCCTTTTTCGCTACGGCCTGCGGCGAAGGGCCCGGCAAAGTGGACGGGAGCCCTTACGAGCCGAGGCTCGCTCAAGGAAGCCCTGCAATTGACTTCCTGCACAAAGACATGGACGGGGCCCCGTTCAGGCTTTCGGAGGAAAAGGGCAAGGTGGTAATCCTCTATTTCTGGAGGATGAAATGCGAGGGATGCAAGGAGGAGCTCAAGTCCCTTGACGGCCTCCAGGGGAAATACCGGGAACGCGGGCTCGTTGTCGCCGCGATCGGGGCGGACTCCATGCACAGCGCGCCGCTTTTCAAGGTGCGCGGATTCCTCGACAAGGAAGGGTTCGGCTTCACGAATATAAGGGACGAGGACGGCTTCGTGGCTGAGGCGTACAGGGTCATGCGGGCCCCGGAGGCGTATATCATCGGGAAGGACGGCAGAATCGCCCTCGTGGTCAAGGGCCTCTCCGACTGGACCGGCCCGGAGACGGCTGCCCTCCTCGAAAAACTCCTTTCAGAGTAGAGGTGTCGTATGCTGAATGCCATAAGGAAACGGCGCTCGGTGAGGGCGTATCTCAGGCGCGAGGTCGAGGAGAGGAAATTAAAGGAGGTCCTGAAGGCCGCCATGTGCGCGCCCACCTCCTGGGGGACGAGGGCATGGGAGTTCGTGGTAGTGAGCGACCCTGAGGCGAAAAAGGCGCTCTCCGCCTCCACCGCACACGCCCGCTTCGTGAGGAACGCGCCTGTCGTGGTCGTAATCTGTTATAATATCAAAACGGGAAGGCGCTTCAGGGAGGACTCCTCCATAGCGGCGGAACACATACACCTTGAGGCCGTGAACCAGGGGCTGGCCTCCTGCTTCGTGCAGGTCGCCGACGCTGGCGAGCCCCCGGGTAGCGCCGAGCCTTTCGTTAAAAAACTCCTGGGCATACCCGAAGAATTCAGGGTACAGTGCATGATGCCTCTGGGATACGCCGTAAAAGAACTCGGAGAGCACACCGAAGACGAGTTCGACCCCGGGAAAATCCACTACGAGAGGTTCTGAGCATCTCATCAAGGGCGGGCTTATCGGGCTTGGCCGCATGGGCGAGGCCTCGCCGTATCGCTTAATCGCCACTATTCGGCTGGCGTCGCAAAGTAGCTCTTTGACGCGGCCAGTATCAAAGGAGGCCGGGGAAGAAGACTTCTCGGCCGTTTGCATCGCGTAAAAAATTTTTAAGGGTGTCAAATGTCGGAAGCCGCGAAAGATACCATAAGGACAGAGGATTACAGGGAGGAGTTGGATGCCATCCTTGAGAATTACGGCTTCGGGCCTGCAAACCTCGAGTTTACGGACGTATTCCCCGAGGAGCCGCTCCGGGCCTCCAAATGCCAGAAGATAGCCGGGAAGATATACTTCAAGAGGCTTATTGGCAGCGCCGAGAAGGAAGCCGCGCTTGCGGAGCTCCGGCTCTTCCCCGGAGATGTGGATGAGCTCAAGGACGACTGGCTCTTCGTGAAACACACGCTTCTAAGGCACATCTACTCCATACAGCACCGCTGGCAGCCTGACCATGAATGCGCGAAGTGGGCCTTTTACCACCTTAAGCGCGTTTAAAGCCGAAGGCCGTTGAACGAAAGGCAACTCCGCACTACAGCAGCCGTCATTGCGATGGACTTTAGTCCGAAGCGATCTTACTTCTTGCTGAAATAAGATCGCCAGCGCTGAAGCGCTCCGCCTTGGAAAGCGAGCTGAAAGCCCGACCGAAAGTCAAATCACTCGACTTTGAGGCTAATACCCATCACCGACCCTCTCCGCAAGGAAGGAAGAAACTACTCAAATCTCCCATCCCCGTGGTTTAATCAGGCGGGAGGGGACACTGGCGAGGGTGACAACAGATTGGGTTTCCAGCAGCCTGCTATCCTATCTCGCCTATTATCCTTGCGAGCTTCTCTCGCATCTCCCTAGCGATTATCGCGAGCGCCGGGTTCTCTATCATGGACATGACAACGACCGGGTCGATTGCAGCCACCGTGGCCCCGCCCTCGTCGTTCTCGTATATTACGATGTGAAACGGCAGGAGGAGCCCCGCCTCGGTCTCGACCGTCACGGCCTTGTGCACGAGCTGCGCGTGGCAGACGGAGAGGACCCTGTACTTCCTGAATTCCTTCCCGAGCCTCTGCCTGAAGAGGCCCGCCATGTCGAGGTCGTCCATGACGCCGAAGCAGTCCATCTCAAGGGCCGCGCGCACGCTCTCGACCGCCTGGTCGAAGCCGGAACCGACCTTTTTTGATATGGAATACTTTCCCATGGCCTCTCTTTAAACTGATTCACACGGTCTCTTGCGGGTCCATTCGCGGCCAGCCGCCTTCGGACCGCCTGCTCTATGCCAGCCACCTGTCCGATGAGAGGTCAATCCAGCGAGAAGAAATCCGGCGGGAATTCCGGGTCGACTACGAGGCCCTCCATCCTGACGCGCTCGACGAGCCTGCCGCCCGAGTCATAGGCCTCGACCTTGACCGGGAGGCTGGTCTCATTGTCGAGCCAGAGCCTGTACAGATTCACCCCGTCCACCTCGCGGCCGCCCCGGCCCCTGACTTCGACGAGCAGGGCGCTTTTTCCGTCCGCTTCCTCTTCCCGGAGGATGTCGAGGCCCCCGTCCTCCCTCAGCTCGCTTACGTTCTCGAGGAGCGCCCCGATGGAAGACTCGTCCACCGTGTGCCCGCGCGAGCTCCTTATGAGCCTGTCTTCAGGCCCGAGGCGCATCTTGAACGACCTGAGGAACCTGAACGGGCGGAGGACGACTTCCCTTTCAACCGGGTCGTAGACGAGGACCGCCCCCCTGTGCGGCTCCTCGAATTCCATCCTGATATAGCCGGGTTTTTTGTAGTAATACCTGATGACTTCGGTCCTCTCGGACTCGGCCCTGAGAGTGACGCTGTAGGCCTCAAGACGCCTGAAGCTCTCAAGGGCGGCATCGACCGGGTCTCCGGCCGAGAGAGCTATGGAAACGGCAAGCAGTCCAAAAAGCATAGGCGCCCTCGCTTTGGAGGCGCAAAAGGAGCGCAGTCAGGCACGGGGCCGGCGGCCCTAAAAATCAGAGATTTTCCCGCTTTTCCCTGAAGGCCGGGACAAAATCAATTTTAGAGGCTGCCCCATTCCGTTCTCTTTGGATTATAGCCGTAACCGCGCGGATTGCAAGGCTGGCTCAGCCCTTCTCGCGCTCGAGTATCGGGTAGGCGACGTTTGTAATGTAGGAATTTATGCGCTTGAGGTTCGTAAGGACGTCCAGGTGTATGGCGCTCGTGTCTATGGACTCCTTGAACCCCTTGTGGAGCCTGTTTATGTGGTTCTGCCTGAACTCCCTTTCGAGCTCGGAGAGCCTCTGCTTGTGCGTGACAAGCCTTCTTGCGAGCTCGAGGTCGCTGCCGGCGAAGGCGGCGACCCCCATCTCGAAGTCCTCGACCACCCTCCTGTGGAGCTCCTTTATCTCCCTCATGCCCTCGGCCGAAAAGGACAGGCCGCCCTTTATCTTCTTCCGCGCAAGCTCCATGAGGTTCTTGTCTATCACGTCGCCGATGTTCTCGATGTTGTCGGAGAAGAGCATTATTTCTATCTCCCTCTTTGCCTGCTCATCGGTCAGGCTCTCCCTTGAAAGCTTCGTCAGGAAAAGCTTCACCTCCCTGTCCAGGAGGTCGACGTCGTCGTCTTTTTCCTGTATCTCCTCAAGGAGGTCCTGGTCGTCGTACTCGAAGACCCTAATGGATTTCTCGAGCATCTCCTGGACCATGTCCGCGGACCTGAGAGACTCCCTGGACGCCTGCACGAGCGCGAGCGTCGGTGAGGAAAGGACAATGGGGTCCAGGTACTTGGCCCCGAACTTCGTCGGGCCCTTGGACTCCGGCATGAGCCTGGTAACGAGCCGGGTGAACGGGCCTGTAAATGGCAGAAAGAGGGCCGCAATCCCTATATTGAAAAAGGTGTGCGCGTTCGCCACCTGCCTGGCCGGGTCGTCAGCCGAGGCCCCGACGAGCATGGCGAAAAAATCGAGGAAAGGGAGGACTATGACGACGCCGAGCGCCTTGAAGAGCGTGTGCGCGAGCGCGACCCTTTTTGCCTCCACACCCGCCCCTATGGAGGAGATTACGGCTGTGAAGGTGGTGCCAATGTTCGCGCCGAGGACTATCGGCACCGCGGCCTCGAGCGAAAGAAGCCCCGAGAGCGCGGCAGTGAGCGCTATTCCGAGGGTGGCGGCGCTGCTCTGGAAAAGGGCCGTAAGGAGCGCGGAGACGATTATCCCGGCAAAGGGGTCCCTGCTCAAGCCCACCAGGAATTCCCTGAAGAGCGGGTTTGCCGACACCGGCTCGAAGGTCTCGATGAGTATCTTGAGGGCGAAAAACACGAGGCCGAAACCCAGCACCGCCTGGCCGATGTCTTTCCACCTCCCCCTGCCGAGCGAGGTCATTACTACGCCGAGCCCGATTACGCCTATGGCGTAGTCGTACACCTTGAACGCTATCACCTGGACGGTAATGGTCGTCCCTATGTCTGCGCCGAGGATAACGCCCATCGTCTGGCCGAGGGTCATGAGCCCCGAGCCCACGAAACCCACGAGCATGACCGTCGTCGCGCTCGAGCTCTGGAGGAGGGCCGTTATGGCCGCGCCCACGCCCACGCCCTTCAAGCGGTTATCGGTGGCCGTAAGTAGAAAGCCCCTTAGCTTGGCCCCGGCGGTCCTCTGCAGCCCGTCTCCGGCAAGCCTCATCCCGAAGAGGAGCAGAGCTATGCCGCCGAAGAGGCTGAGTATCAATATGGTAGTCACGGTTTTAAATGAACCCTTTGAAAAAATGGCAGGTTTTTTATTAAGGCAAAGCTACTCAATCTTATCGCCGTATGGCTGTGCGCGCAAGGGTTTTCACGGGTTCTGCGAAGGCATGGTACCTGATTTGCCTTGCAATTTTTCAAACTAAAAGTATAATTACGGCACGCTTGGATAGGGCTCCCGGGCCGTATCCACGCCTTTGCTTGAAAAATTTGCGCGGAGCGAAGCGCAAAATATTGCTCTGGAGGTATGATGACCAACATAATCGACGTTATCGCGAGGGAGATACTCGACTCGAGGGGGAACCCGACCGTGGAGGTCGAGGTGACACTTGACGGCGGATACAAGGGCAGGGCCGCGGTCCCGTCCGGCGCCTCGACCGGCAAGTTCGAGGCAGTGGAGCTCAGGGACAACGACAAGAAGAGATACCTCGGTAAGGGCGTACTCAAGGCCGTAAGGAACGTAAACGATAAGATAGCGAAAGAGATACGCGGCCTGGACGCCTCTGACCAGCCCTTGATAGACAGGACCCTCCTGGCCCTTGACGGTACCGACAACAAAAAGAGGCTCGGCGCGAACGCCATACTCGGCGTCTCAATGGCTGTCGCGAAGGCTTCGGCTGCCGCCTCCATGCTCCCCCTTTACAGGTACATAGGCGGGGCAAACGCCAGGGTGCTCCCGGTGCCCATGATGAACATCATAAACGGAGGGGCGCACGCG encodes the following:
- a CDS encoding Na/Pi cotransporter family protein — encoded protein: MTTILILSLFGGIALLLFGMRLAGDGLQRTAGAKLRGFLLTATDNRLKGVGVGAAITALLQSSSATTVMLVGFVGSGLMTLGQTMGVILGADIGTTITVQVIAFKVYDYAIGVIGLGVVMTSLGRGRWKDIGQAVLGFGLVFFALKILIETFEPVSANPLFREFLVGLSRDPFAGIIVSALLTALFQSSAATLGIALTAALSGLLSLEAAVPIVLGANIGTTFTAVISSIGAGVEAKRVALAHTLFKALGVVIVLPFLDFFAMLVGASADDPARQVANAHTFFNIGIAALFLPFTGPFTRLVTRLMPESKGPTKFGAKYLDPIVLSSPTLALVQASRESLRSADMVQEMLEKSIRVFEYDDQDLLEEIQEKDDDVDLLDREVKLFLTKLSRESLTDEQAKREIEIMLFSDNIENIGDVIDKNLMELARKKIKGGLSFSAEGMREIKELHRRVVEDFEMGVAAFAGSDLELARRLVTHKQRLSELEREFRQNHINRLHKGFKESIDTSAIHLDVLTNLKRINSYITNVAYPILEREKG
- a CDS encoding nitroreductase family protein: MLNAIRKRRSVRAYLRREVEERKLKEVLKAAMCAPTSWGTRAWEFVVVSDPEAKKALSASTAHARFVRNAPVVVVICYNIKTGRRFREDSSIAAEHIHLEAVNQGLASCFVQVADAGEPPGSAEPFVKKLLGIPEEFRVQCMMPLGYAVKELGEHTEDEFDPGKIHYERF
- a CDS encoding TlpA disulfide reductase family protein; this encodes MKKILLLILLAFFATACGEGPGKVDGSPYEPRLAQGSPAIDFLHKDMDGAPFRLSEEKGKVVILYFWRMKCEGCKEELKSLDGLQGKYRERGLVVAAIGADSMHSAPLFKVRGFLDKEGFGFTNIRDEDGFVAEAYRVMRAPEAYIIGKDGRIALVVKGLSDWTGPETAALLEKLLSE
- a CDS encoding DUF302 domain-containing protein, with translation MGKYSISKKVGSGFDQAVESVRAALEMDCFGVMDDLDMAGLFRQRLGKEFRKYRVLSVCHAQLVHKAVTVETEAGLLLPFHIVIYENDEGGATVAAIDPVVVMSMIENPALAIIAREMREKLARIIGEIG
- the leuS gene encoding leucine--tRNA ligase, giving the protein MAEKSERYDHKSVEARWQAEWDKGGAFRKAGAEGDKYYVLEMFPYPSGKIHMGHVRNYSIGDVVARFLMMKGRSVLHPMGWDSFGLPAENAAIQHGIHPAKWTYENIANMRAQLKRMGLSYDWDREVATCSPEYYRWNQWLFLKLFEKGLAYKRRSSVNWCPECATVLANEQVEDGRCWRCGTLVETRELEQWFFRITAYAEELLEHTYKLPGWPERVLVMQRNWIGKSVGAEADFRVEGSDETIRIFTTRPDTLFGVTFMSLAAGHPLLSKITAPERREEVERFSARARNEAKRMALNPDEVEKEGVFTGAHCINPLTGERVPVYAANFVLMEYGTGAVMAVPAHDQRDFEFAKKYGLPVKVVINPPESALDPAAMDAAYVEPGVMVNSGQVDGMKSEDAKEAITRLLEEKEAGKKAVTYRLRDWGISRQRYWGCPIPIIYCEKCGAVPVPYEELPVVLPEDVSLTGKGLSPLASSESFVNAKCPSCAGTARRETDTMDTFVDSSWYFLRYVSPRETRVPFRKEDARYWMPVDQYIGGIEHAVMHLLYARFFTKALRDLGLHGFDEPFKNLLTQGMVCKEITRCPEHGYLYPEEAAGGVCKFCSKPVITGAVEKMSKSKKNVIDPDGIIGRYGADTTRLFSLFAAPPEKDLDWNEEGVEGSYRFLNRVWRLVAENMVLLKEARPMQPGSRAEGAARELHAATHRTIRKVTQDIEERFHFNTAISAIMELVNALYQFQAALNGKGADSVEARAFREAVEAVILLLAPFAPHISEELWERLGNTEPVYRTRWPVWSEEAVKEEAVDIPVQVNGKVRGRVMIPAGAAEEEVRSLVMRDEKIAELTSGKAVRKFVYVKDKIVNMVVA
- a CDS encoding DUF1571 domain-containing protein translates to MLFGLLAVSIALSAGDPVDAALESFRRLEAYSVTLRAESERTEVIRYYYKKPGYIRMEFEEPHRGAVLVYDPVEREVVLRPFRFLRSFKMRLGPEDRLIRSSRGHTVDESSIGALLENVSELREDGGLDILREEEADGKSALLVEVRGRGGREVDGVNLYRLWLDNETSLPVKVEAYDSGGRLVERVRMEGLVVDPEFPPDFFSLD